The genomic stretch ctattcactcacactcactagattttttatttatagggCCTGGGGTTGGGGTTGGATCCTTGCTCTGGTCGCTGTCTATGTCAAGTAGCTTatttaatgaacacacacaataataCATCTGAAAACTAAAAGACTACTCCTTTAAGCTGTAGGCTACCCAAGATGCACTCATGTGTCAGCAAGTCAAACAATTCAGCCAACCAGCTTTGCTCTGTGTAACCAGCAGCTGTCGCCGGCCTATTtctgtccccctctctctgtttccttcTCTCTTACATGTAGTGTGCCACACTGCTGATACTTCTCTGACCATGGGGCTGATCACTGGACTCTGTTATTTCTTCTACAACCTCCCGAAGATTTATAAATGGCTCTTGCGACCATACTATTTATTATCCTTCCTTCTGTCCACTGCTTTTCTGGCTGTTAGGAAATGCCCAGGAGTGTGTGAGCACTTACCATCACAAAGAGAAGACGGCAACTCCTGTGACTTTGACTGGGTTGGTTAGTTTGGCCTTCTCTCACCATTCAGTTTGTTACTCGTGCTTGTTTTGATGATGTTCTGTAGGCCGTGGGAAGAGCTGGACGATATATTGTCTGTATCGTTTTAACGTGACAATCACACACAGTATTATTTCGATTTTAGCTATACTTTATATCTAATTCTGTGCTGCCATGTGGTTAATTTTTCTCGACCATCAGTGGATTCTGCTTGCACAGAGGATAAAAGGAGTGGCAAAACCTACAGCATTAGACAGCCTtagatattatatattgtaataatttCAATCATGGGATCGTAACAAGGCCAGCATTTTGATTCTCATGCAGATATCACAGGTGTCTGTGCTGCCATGTGGTTTATTGTTTAGGATTTACTGCAGGTTTTATGGATTTTCCTCACACTGTCTAGACCGTGATAGCTGCATAATGTGCTGGGTGTTCAGAGCACTCAGAGAGGCTCATTAACCTGTTTAAATCAGTCGTTAAGCTGTAAACAGTAATTCATATTGATTTGTGTGAAATGCTGCTTCACTGATGTGGATTTCTATACAGTGGTTATAAACAGAACCCAGGTTTGCAATACATACTGTACGGTGAATTCTATTCATTATCCATAATGACCAGTTTTCAGTCAAAGTAAAACAGGGCTGTTCGGTCTCAGGGATCAGACAGAAACTTCATTTCCATGTTGTTGAGTGCATTAAGAGatatgaaagttttttttttggttccatTCAGCACCTCTGTAAACTATTCAGTGAATCTGTAAGCTTCTCTAGAACTTCTTTTCACACCAAAACACTGAATGACATCTTAACTATTTAATAATTCATCATTTAcagcagggctgctcaatcctggtcctggtgaTCTACCACCCTAAAGAGTTCAGATCTAACACATCTGACTCTAAAGTTCAGTTGCTCCTAAAGGTcttcattatctggatcaggtgtgttaggttcagggtggagctaaacgctgcagggtggtagatctccaggaccaggatttaTAGTATGTAGATGTTACACTTACATATGAATAATGTAATCAGACTGAACCCTTTGTTTTACCAGTGAAAACCATCATTAGCCtgttcaggtgtgtttggaTGTTAAAGCAATAGGCGAGAGGGAGCGTGGTGTAATCGTGAAATAACAGCCCGGCTGTATGCAGCCTTTTTAGCCTAAAATCACACCAACAATACTAGTGAGTCCTAACTCAGTTCTTATTTGTAAAACTTCAAGACCTCTAACATATTTTTACTAGTAGAACCTCATTGATTGAGCATTGATTTACTTTAGCTTGAATTTGACTTTCTCTTATCTGTAATTTCATTTCTACCAGTAAAAACTCCAGTTACTTTTTTACTAGTAGAAAATGataattacactgtaattcAAGGTCCATATATCCGTATGTAATGATTCCAGTAATAATACTAATTCAGAATATTTCATTTAGTTAACTAGTTGTAATGTAATAGTTGTATTATTAATGTATCAGTTGTAATATTTAACTAGTTGTAATGTGCATTTAGGATATGTGAAGTGACAGATCtctacataatataataataaatataatttacaaTTCAGATTTAGTAATTTAGTAATTTACAATTCAGgtttagtaatagtaatagtaataaaaaataatattgccAACATCTAAGACTAGACAGAATTACAGTGTAGAATTGTGTAAATTGAAACCTGCTGGTTTATAAGGTGGGGTGCCCGCTCAGATCCATGGCAGACTCCCAGTAGTGTTAGTAGATCTTGGCTCCCAGGATATAGCTTGGACTGGTGTACTATTGATCATCTGACCACCTGTGTTTTAATCTCTTTAGGAGAGGCTGTTCTCTCTGTGTGGTCTAGAAGACTTCGGATCAGGACTGGTGGTCATTATGCCCCTTAGACATCTAACCTTTATAGTTCAGCGGAGTGATACAGAGCTTGTGAATAAAAATTGTTGTTATTTCACCATTGAGCGCTACTCAACCAATCAGCTCGCGTGACCGGAACTAACTGTTGAAACTGTATGAAAGATTATATATTTGGCTCATTTCACATTGGAATCTTTTACAGAGGGAGGTGGAGATCCTCATGTTTCTCAGTGCTATTGTCATGATGAAGAACCGCAGAGCGAGTGAGTGAAGTTTTTATATGTCGTAAAATTCCAGAAAGTCCCAGGCTTGTAAAAAGGCCTCTTCTCAAATCTTATCCAGTTCACACAGAAGCTGTTGCTCTTAACTGTACATGTGGCATGTGTGAATAATGTGTACCTTTGCTGAATTAACCCAGTATCAtcccctctctcttccctctctctcactctgtcactAGTAACTCTGGAGCAGCACATAGGGAACATATTCCTCTTCAGTAAGGTGGCTAACGTGGTGTTGTTCTTCAGAGTGGACTTGAGACTTGGCCTCCTCTATCTCACGCTGTGTGTTGGTAAATAAACAATGCATTAAGTTTAGAGTTTCTGAAATAGGGGGGAATTGATACATGTGAGACATTTCACCAAGTACAATAAGAATCATGAtacctgaaggtgtcctgtggtatctagcaccaagcagatccttaaagtcctgtaagttgtgaggtggggcctccatcgATCACATCAGCAATTCATAGaggtccatgaccctgtcactggttaactggttgtccttcctaggagcacttttggtaggtactgcccACTGCATACTGAGAGCATCCtagaagacctgcctgatgctttgtagatgttctgaccctgcaGTCGTCGAGAACATCAGAGttaggttcttgtcaaagtggctcagattcttacgcctgcccatttttcctgctttcacaAGCTGacggttcacttgctgcctaatatatcccaccctttGAAAGCCCTTTTTTGTAAAAATACACTTATACAGTacaagtcaaaagtttggacacacctggtagATCCAAaggctagggtgaccatattttgcttttaaaaacactgggacactggggacacacagatatccactgtagttaggatgtcatggCTGGGGGTTTCAAACAAGGTcttcaagttgtaggactgtggctgtctgtgtgtgtgtgtgtgtgagcagaaaACCTGtcaaaccatgcagctacagtatgttaatgaGCATTAATACATCAACACTTACTCGTTTAtcaagacaaataaatagccttaatagccctAAAGAATAGCCAATCCTCCTAGCCATGACATCCTATCGGAAACTATGGTCACCTCAGCCTTTGGATCAAGAGTTTTAAGGTCAttatcagcacacattcaaccaggtgagtccaaacctttgactgctattatataaattaataaattaaaaaactaCAACAACTGGACACGCTTAAATGCCGTGCATGCTCTATGGTGTGAACACATAATCCATCTATCTGTATAATCTTGTGAAACTGCAGTGTTCCTGATTACATGTAAGCCTCCCATCTACATGGGCCCAGAGTACATCAAGTACTTCAGCGACAAAACTTTAGATGTGAGTATTACACTGATAACTGAGCTGCATCATTAAACTACAGACTGCTGTTTAACACTCTTTATCAGCTGTTTGATTGTTAAACACTGTCTGTGTCGTTTTGTGATTTTAGGAAGAACTGGAAAGGGACAGTAGAGTAACGTGGCTCGTTGAGTTTTATGCCAACTGGTCTCCAGAGTGCCAGTGTTTCGCCCCTGTTTTTGCAGATCTTTCACTGAAGTAAGACAAGCATATATTCCGCACACCAAACAGCAACATATCAGAAACTTTGCAGCTTTACAGCTTTGCATAGATACTGTAATTGTgacatttattgatttaattcattttatttgtatttattatatatatttatatattttctaaaatataaaacaacattactaataaaacattatttataaGAAACAATAAGTTCAGTACTTTTAAtaactttttaatatttaaaatgtttgtatTATTTTTCTCAGGAAATTACTACATTATAatcaatacactatatggacaaaagttttgggacacctgctctttcttctgaaatcaggggcattaaaaaaaaaaaaaagagtgtatcctgctcttgaatgtccagggaaggctttctattggagttttgagcattgctgtgaggacttgattgcattcagtgacaagagtgttagtgaagtcagaaTGCAGGAtgatcaaaagtattggatggagcaccatccatcattacagCGTAAtaatggggggctttatactcctctagcccatgcctggcattaagcatggtgctaACAGGCTCATTATATCTGCTGTTAAGTCcaattctattgacaatacttctctacagggactagacaagctacgttgtgtgtgtgtgtgtgtgtgtgtgtgtgtgcgtttgcacatctgtgtcagcaacgggggCAACATAAAGTGGCCGAAAGCAtatattagaaggggtgtccacaaacttgtgGACATAACCTATTTATAGTCATTTACTGTCATtacaactgtaaataataaattattcattgtaataaaatgattataattgttttattatttacactgtaatGTCTACAGCTTTCACTCTGTTCATCATCTGAACTCATAGATTTGGTCTGTTTTAACTGTTGTTCTGTCTGGCAGGTATAACTGCTCTGGACTGAAATTTGGAAAAATAGACATTGGCCGATACGCAAGTGTAGCAGAGAAGTATGGCATCTTCCTTTTGCCTAAAAATCTAGAATGTAATCTGACTCACATGATTGACCCTGAGAATGGGCTCTTCTCTTTTCAGGTATAAGGTGAGTCCCTCCCCACTCTCCAAGcagctgccctctctgctgCTGTTGCATGGTGGACGGGAGCACATGCGTCGCCCTCAAGTGGACAAGAAGGGAAGGGCTGTGAGTTGGAGCTTCACAGAGGTAAAGAGCTGAGAGTAGTTTTATGTATTTCATTTGCTTTTGATTACATTATTTTGATGAACTGTTCATTTCTTGATGACACTGACCCCATCATCAGGAACATTTTATATTCAGTCTCTGGTAGGTGGGGGGTGGCTACAGTCAGGTTCGGACTGAATTGTGTAGTTCAGTCTAGGTTGGCCCTCAGTTGAGTTCAGGCAGACCTCGGTTGGCCTTCAGTTGAGTTCAGGCAGACCTCGGTTGGTCTAGTGGAGTTCAGGCAGACCTCGGTTGGTCTAGTGGAGTTCAGGCAGACCTCGGTTGGCCTTCAGTCGAGTTCAGGCAGACCTCGGTTGGTCTAGTCGAGTTCAGGCAGACCTCGGTTGGTCTAGTGGAGTTCAGGCAGACCTCGGTTGGTCTAGTGGAGTTCAGGCAGACCTCGGTTGGCCTTCAGTCGAGTTCAGGCAGACCTCGGTTGGTCTAGTGGAGTTCAGGCAGACCTCGGTTGGCCTTCAGTCGAGTTCAGGCAGACCTCGGTTGGTCTAGTCGAGTTCAGGCAGACCTCGGTTTGTCTAGTCGAGTTCAGGCAGACCTCGGTTGGCCTTCAGTCGAGTTCAGGCAGACCTCGGTTGGTCTAGTCGAGTTCAGGCAGACCTCGGTTTGTCTAGTCGAGTTCAGGCAGACCTCGGTTGGCCTTCAGTCGAGTTCAGGCAGACCTCGGTTGGTCTAGTCGAGTTCAGGCAGACCTCGGTTGGTCTAGTGGAGTTCAGGCAGACCTCGGTTGGTCTAGTCGAGTTCAGGCAGACCTCGGTTGGTCTAGTCGAGTTCAGGCAGACCTCGGTTGGTCTAGTCGAGTTCAGGCAGACCTCGGTTGGTCTAGTCGAGTTCAGGCAGACCTCGGTTGGCCTTCAGTCGAGTTCAGGCAGACCTCGGTTGGCCTTCAGTCGAGTTCAGGCAGACCTCGGTTGGTCTAGTGGAGTTCAGGCAGACCTCGGTTGGCCTTCAGTCGAGTTCAGGCAGACCTCGGTTGGTCTAGTGGAGTTCAGGCAGACCTCGGTTGGCCTTCAGTCGAGTTCAGGCAGACCTCGGTTGGCCTTCAGTCGAGTTCAGGCAGACCTCGGTTGGTCTAGTCGAGTTCAGGCAGACCTCGGTTGGTCTAGTCGAGTTCAGGCAGACCTCGGTTGGTCTAGTCGAGTTCAGGCAGACCTCGGTTGGGCTTCAGTCATTTTTCCAGGCTACAGTCAAGGTTCAGACTTTAAACATGTGGTTGATGTGGGTGCTTAGGTTAGGTCAGTCTAGGACACACTTTTTACCCCAATTACAGCTCAGGTTATAAAAAGAAGTCCTTGGTGGGCTCAGCCTTGAAaaattcctttttttgtctctgcagGAAAACATAATTCGTGAATTCAACCTAAATGAAATTTTTGAGAAGTGTAAAAAGCTTGGCAAGGGGCGGAGTGAGAAGATAGAGGAGCTGGGATTCCTTCCACAGGAAGACCATGATGAACAACCAATCAAAACACCAGGAGAAGAGTCAGAGAGCAAGAAAGACAAGTAAAAGGAAAGCTCTCCTCACAGCACAGCTTAGAGGAGTAAAGGCAGTGAGGAAGAGGACTGTGGTGTCCTGTCTGGTTAGAGccaaatttttttttgtttttttgtacatGAATACACTCTCTACTGGGTAGCACATGAAAGTCAGTGATTCTACCAGTAAAACCAGTTTAAGttaataaagataaatttgGAATCTATAGTTCATTTACATAATTGTAAgtaacaccccttctaatgaatgcattcagcacctATTTACACAGATTTGCAGATgcgcccacacacacagcttgtctagtccctgtagggaagtactgccaatagaatagaactctctgaagcagattaacatgaacctgctctagctgtggagcagtggaacggtgttctctggaatgatggatggtgctcaagCAAATCCAACATCTAGTCCcctctaatgctcttgtcgcaaAATGCAAGCAAATtctcacatcaatgctccaaaatcttgaaCATGCCTTATCTAGATGGCAGAGACTAGAGATAAGATagagttaatccaacaaaagcagaataagatctttttaatacctttgatttagaaaataacaataaatgagcaggtgtcccgatacttttgtccatatagtgtacttctgATCGCACTAATAACTGTTTGAACCAATAACAGCTATCGGATACCTTGACTCAGCCATGACTTGTTGACATGTTACTTGTTGCTTATAACTTGTCTAACAAGATGAGCCAGAGAGTCAGATAACACCATCTACGAAATCTGCCTAAAGGAGACCGATATTGGCGAGACGATCTACTGCTTCAGTCACATGCTTGGACTGAGCCGTTCACACTCGCTTACAGGTCCAGCGTTTTCAATAAGGAGAACACTCAGGTCGGTAACTTCAGTGTTGCAGTATTATTTATTGTTCTGTTGGAAATGTGTTGGCTCATGTGACTCGGTGTCACCAGCATTAAAGGAATACAGAAGGGTAGAAAAAGTCTGCACTTCACCTCTACAACTCGGTACATCCTTCTCTCCGTCTGATTGCTCAGTTGTCTTTCCGCTTAACAGACGTGCAGGTAGAGCTCTTTAGACCCTAAGTTACAGTTAAAAAGGCTTCATAAGGCCATGGTGGAAATGACAAGAAGATTAtcaataaaaatacttttgtGTGTCACTGCATAAGCTCTTTATATCTTGCACTGACCGGTGGCTGGTCCTCAGACCCCAAAGCTTAACTCGCTCACATACTCCAATCATCAAGTTCTCTATGCgtacacacccaaacacacacccaaacacacacccacacacaccttaGCAGACTCTGTGAACAGGGTAAAAGTTGGAATGTGCTCCTGTAGAGGTTTTTGAGACATCAGTTATCTTGCCATCTTgctgtcattctctctctcactcacacacactcactcactcactcacacactctacacagctTTCAAGGGCAGTAATGC from Salminus brasiliensis chromosome 19, fSalBra1.hap2, whole genome shotgun sequence encodes the following:
- the tmx2a gene encoding thioredoxin-related transmembrane protein 2-A, giving the protein MGLITGLCYFFYNLPKIYKWLLRPYYLLSFLLSTAFLAVRKCPGVCEHLPSQREDGNSCDFDWREVEILMFLSAIVMMKNRRAITLEQHIGNIFLFSKVANVVLFFRVDLRLGLLYLTLCVVFLITCKPPIYMGPEYIKYFSDKTLDEELERDSRVTWLVEFYANWSPECQCFAPVFADLSLKYNCSGLKFGKIDIGRYASVAEKYKVSPSPLSKQLPSLLLLHGGREHMRRPQVDKKGRAVSWSFTEENIIREFNLNEIFEKCKKLGKGRSEKIEELGFLPQEDHDEQPIKTPGEESESKKDK